Proteins co-encoded in one Odontesthes bonariensis isolate fOdoBon6 chromosome 24, fOdoBon6.hap1, whole genome shotgun sequence genomic window:
- the LOC142375576 gene encoding alpha-1,6-mannosyl-glycoprotein 2-beta-N-acetylglucosaminyltransferase, whose product MKFRLLKKNLLALLGVTFIVVTLLFSTRLLIFSENDTGGSSNFVRSNQGIPNGDLLKFNFGSLSELTQSVYNANYKQCVKNAEKFPGEPQLVLVVQVHNRPEYLRLLIRSLERAAEVHSFLLIFSHDYFSEEINAIVQGITFCKVLQIYFPFNTQLYPHEFPGQDPRDCPRDISKDNAVKTGCLNAQHPDSYGHYREAFITQTKHHWWWKLHFVWERVQAIQGYSGFAVFLEEDNYILPDFFHFYKSMIEFRKKSCPDCEMLALGNHKGLTDFTSMSNKVLTTGWMSTKHNIGMAISREVYYKLMGCSNEFCTYDDYNWDWTLQYLSGTCISKPLKVLAALGSRVLHTGDCGLHQKDNCRPEWASQRVEESLQMAKEGLFPQSLVLNSAGAVEHKVHMKNGGWGDVRDHILCNNYAKRL is encoded by the coding sequence ATGAAGTTTAGGCTGCTCAAAAAGAATCTGCTGGCGCTCTTGGGAGTTACCTTTATTGTTGTGACTCTCTTGTTTTCAACACGTTTGTTAATATTTTCTGAAAATGACACGGGAGGATCCAGTAATTTCGTTCGTTCTAATCAGGGTATTCCTAACGGTGACCTATTGAAGTTTAACTTTGGCTCCCTGTCAGAGCTGACTCAGTCCGTTTACAATGCCAATTATAAGCAGTGTgttaaaaatgcagaaaagtttCCGGGGGAGCCTCAGCTGGTGCTGGTTGTGCAGGTTCACAACAGGCCTGAATACCTCAGGCTGCTCATCAGGTCACTGGAGAGAGCTGCTGAGGTCCACAGCTTCCTCCTTATCTTTAGCCACGACTATTTTTCTGAGGAAATAAATGCAATTGTGCAAGGGATAACTTTCTGCAAGGTACTGCAGATTTATTTCCCTTTCAATACTCAGCTGTATCCCCATGAGTTTCCTGGGCAGGATCCACGAGACTGTCCTCGAGACATATCCAAGGACAATGCTGTCAAAACAGGATGCCTTAATGCACAACACCCTGACTCGTATGGGCATTACAGGGAAGCCTTCATCACCCAAACCAAACACCACTGGTGGTGGAAATTGCACTTTGTGTGGGAACGAGTGCAGGCCATACAGGGCTACAGCGGCTTTGCAGTCTTTCTGGAGGAGGACAACTACATCTTACCagactttttccatttttataaATCAATGATAGAGTTCAGGAAGAAGAGCTGCCCAGACTGTGAAATGCTCGCTTTGGGTAACCACAAAGGCCTGACTGATTTTACCAGCATGTCCAACAAGGTGTTGACCACTGGGTGGATGTCCACTAAACACAATATAGGCATGGCCATTTCCAGGGAGGTGTATTACAAGCTGATGGGCTGCAGCAACGAGTTCTGCACTTACGACGATTACAACTGGGACTGGACATTGCAGTACCTTTCAGGAACCTGCATATCAAAGCCCCTCAAAGTGCTGGCGGCACTGGGCTCCAGGGTTTTGCACACAGGGGACTGTGGTCTTCACCAGAAAGACAACTGCAGACCAGAGTGGGCCTCACAGAGGGTTGAGGAGAGCCTTCAAATGGCCAAAGAGGGACTCTTTCCTCAGTCTCTTGTCCTCAACAGTGCAGGGGCAGTTGAGCACAAAGTGCATATGAAGAACGGAGGATGGGGAGATGTACGAGATCATATTCTATGCAATAACTATGCCAAACGCCTTTGA